In one window of Tellurirhabdus rosea DNA:
- a CDS encoding ABC transporter permease, giving the protein MTSLSWLFRMAWRDSRRSRPRLLLFMSSIVLGIAALVAINSFGDNLARTIDEQAQELLGADLVLSSGRQPSPKTQTLLDTIGPERSMEVAFPSMIFFPKSGNVRLAQVKAVEGGFPYYGVWEAEPAAAVNRFRQSGEQVALVDDALLVQFGAQPGDSVKVGTLTFVVAGRVLRTPGQTAVTTTVAPTVFIPAKYLKQTGLLQMGSRAQYRYYYKFPAGTDVDKLVAANETRLDKAGLNVDTVSDRKRQTGRAFADLTRFLNLVAFVALLLGCVGVASSVHLYVKEKMASVAVLRCLGASGRQAFLIYLIQTSLMGLLGAVLGTALGTAVQFALPEVFSGFLPVEVSVAISWKAVAQGILTGLVVAVLFALLPLLMVRKISPLRTLRTDYQEDVSSRDPLRWLVYTLIAAFVTGFAWWQTRDWKLALGFTVGLGITFAVLTVFGLLLMWLVRRFFPVSWSYVWRQSLANLYRPQNQTLILVISIGLGTFLIATLYLVQSLLLGRVQLSGSGQQPNMVLFDIQNEQKAGVQQLVRENKLPILQSVPIVTMRLAEINGRSVEELQADTSAKIPDWALTREYRVTYRDSLIVSEKMAEGGAPRQEAGTIYISLEDAYLKRIKGKLGDTLTFNVQGALVPTVVGGTRQIDWNRVQTNFLVVFPNGVLEQAPQFHVLMTRVGSTEQSAAFQRQLVQQYPNVSAIDLGLILRTIDEILDKISFVIRFMALFSIITGLLVLGSSVVISKYQRVQESVLLRTIGASRRQILLITAIEYLLLGLLAALTGIGLSLAGSWALAHYVFESPFNPTYGPLALVVLVVTTLTVVIGLFNSRDVLVRPPLEVLRAEA; this is encoded by the coding sequence ATGACTTCCCTCTCCTGGCTTTTCCGCATGGCCTGGCGCGACAGTCGCCGGAGTCGCCCGCGGCTGCTGCTGTTTATGTCGTCCATCGTGCTGGGTATCGCGGCGCTGGTAGCGATCAATTCGTTCGGCGACAACCTCGCCCGGACCATCGACGAGCAGGCGCAGGAACTGCTCGGGGCCGACCTTGTGCTCAGTTCCGGACGACAGCCCAGCCCCAAAACGCAGACGCTGCTGGACACCATCGGCCCCGAACGCTCGATGGAAGTGGCCTTCCCGTCCATGATCTTTTTTCCGAAGTCTGGTAACGTCCGTCTGGCGCAGGTGAAAGCCGTAGAAGGCGGTTTTCCGTATTACGGCGTCTGGGAAGCGGAGCCTGCGGCGGCCGTGAACCGTTTCCGGCAGTCGGGGGAGCAGGTGGCCCTCGTCGACGACGCGCTGCTGGTGCAGTTCGGCGCGCAGCCCGGCGATTCGGTCAAGGTCGGAACGCTGACGTTTGTGGTGGCCGGCCGGGTCCTGAGAACGCCCGGACAGACCGCCGTGACCACGACCGTCGCCCCGACCGTTTTTATTCCCGCCAAATACCTCAAACAGACCGGCCTTCTGCAGATGGGCAGCCGGGCGCAGTACCGCTATTATTACAAATTCCCGGCAGGAACCGACGTGGACAAGCTGGTGGCTGCCAACGAAACCCGTCTGGACAAAGCGGGCCTGAACGTCGATACCGTGTCCGACCGTAAACGGCAGACCGGCCGGGCGTTTGCCGACCTGACCCGTTTCCTGAACCTCGTGGCGTTTGTGGCCCTGCTGCTCGGCTGCGTGGGCGTGGCGAGTTCGGTGCATCTGTACGTCAAGGAAAAAATGGCTTCGGTGGCCGTGCTGCGGTGCCTCGGCGCCAGCGGACGGCAGGCGTTTCTGATTTACCTCATTCAAACGTCGCTTATGGGCCTGCTGGGCGCGGTGCTGGGTACGGCCCTGGGAACGGCGGTGCAGTTTGCCCTGCCGGAGGTCTTCAGCGGGTTCCTGCCCGTGGAGGTGTCGGTCGCGATTTCGTGGAAAGCCGTGGCGCAGGGCATCCTGACCGGGCTGGTGGTGGCGGTGCTGTTCGCGCTGCTGCCCCTGCTGATGGTGCGGAAAATATCGCCTCTCCGGACGCTCCGGACGGATTACCAGGAAGATGTGAGTTCCCGCGACCCGCTGCGCTGGCTGGTGTACACGCTGATTGCCGCTTTCGTGACGGGCTTTGCCTGGTGGCAGACCCGCGACTGGAAACTGGCGCTGGGCTTTACGGTGGGCCTGGGGATTACCTTCGCGGTGCTGACGGTTTTCGGGCTGCTGCTGATGTGGCTCGTGCGGCGGTTCTTTCCCGTTTCGTGGAGCTACGTCTGGCGGCAGAGCCTCGCCAATCTGTACCGGCCGCAGAACCAGACGCTTATTCTGGTGATTTCGATCGGCCTCGGCACGTTCCTCATCGCGACGCTGTACCTGGTGCAGAGTCTGCTGCTGGGCCGGGTGCAGTTGTCGGGCAGCGGCCAGCAGCCTAACATGGTCCTGTTTGATATTCAGAACGAACAGAAAGCGGGTGTGCAACAACTGGTTCGGGAAAACAAGCTGCCTATTCTGCAATCGGTGCCCATCGTGACGATGCGGCTGGCCGAAATCAACGGCCGTTCGGTGGAGGAGTTGCAGGCGGATACGTCGGCCAAAATCCCCGACTGGGCCCTGACCCGCGAATACCGCGTGACCTACCGCGATTCGCTGATCGTATCGGAAAAAATGGCGGAAGGCGGCGCTCCCCGACAGGAGGCCGGGACGATTTATATTTCGCTGGAAGATGCGTACCTGAAACGCATCAAGGGCAAACTGGGCGATACGCTGACGTTCAACGTGCAGGGTGCGCTCGTCCCGACCGTGGTGGGCGGAACCCGGCAGATCGACTGGAACCGGGTGCAGACCAACTTCCTCGTCGTGTTTCCCAACGGCGTACTCGAACAGGCCCCGCAGTTCCACGTGCTGATGACGCGGGTCGGTTCGACGGAGCAGTCGGCGGCGTTTCAGCGCCAGCTGGTGCAGCAGTACCCGAACGTTTCGGCCATCGACCTCGGGCTGATTCTGCGGACGATCGACGAGATACTGGACAAAATCTCGTTCGTGATCCGGTTTATGGCCCTTTTTAGCATTATTACGGGCCTGCTGGTGCTGGGCAGTTCGGTAGTCATCAGCAAATACCAGCGGGTGCAGGAAAGCGTGCTGCTGCGGACCATCGGCGCGAGCCGGCGGCAGATTCTGCTCATCACGGCGATCGAATACCTGCTGCTGGGCCTGCTGGCCGCGCTGACGGGCATCGGTCTGTCGCTGGCCGGAAGCTGGGCACTGGCGCATTACGTCTTCGAAAGCCCGTTCAACCCGACCTACGGTCCGCTGGCGCTGGTGGTGCTGGTGGTGACAACGCTGACGGTCGTGATTGGCCTCTTCAACAGCCGCGATGTTCTGGTGCGGCCGCCGCTGGAAGTCCTGCGGGCGGAGGCTTAA
- a CDS encoding thioredoxin family protein: MLNCLRLRHGLWACLVVLLHAQTVHAITLFEGSYQQAFEKSKQEHKKLLVYVTAKWCGPCRYMERAVFQADSVTQITDRQFIAFKVDYDAWSTKPLVEKYRVAGLPTFIILDSLEAVERRVPGRLTVAEFVRFLTPPATPTEERPRFELRSTEERYRQRQIENARWKVEAGIQAGVNLTQVSPLAPGRKAGYDISLLLVCTKRRISIRPGLSLMSVGGRLEDGQPLRLQYVALPVNLS, translated from the coding sequence ATGCTTAACTGTTTACGCCTCCGTCATGGCTTATGGGCTTGCCTGGTAGTCCTCCTGCACGCCCAGACCGTCCATGCGATCACCCTCTTTGAGGGTTCGTATCAACAGGCTTTCGAAAAAAGTAAACAGGAGCACAAAAAACTGCTCGTCTACGTCACCGCCAAGTGGTGCGGCCCCTGTCGCTACATGGAAAGGGCTGTGTTCCAGGCAGATTCCGTCACGCAAATTACCGACCGACAATTCATTGCCTTTAAAGTTGATTATGATGCCTGGAGCACCAAACCCCTGGTTGAGAAATATCGGGTTGCGGGTTTGCCCACGTTTATCATCCTCGATTCGCTGGAGGCCGTTGAGAGGCGAGTACCTGGGCGGTTGACAGTGGCTGAGTTTGTCCGTTTCCTGACTCCTCCCGCCACCCCAACGGAGGAACGTCCCAGGTTTGAGCTGCGTAGCACTGAAGAACGGTATCGACAACGGCAAATCGAAAATGCGCGGTGGAAAGTTGAAGCAGGCATTCAGGCAGGAGTCAATCTAACCCAGGTTTCCCCACTGGCGCCCGGCCGGAAAGCAGGCTACGATATTAGTTTGCTGCTGGTCTGCACCAAACGCCGAATCAGTATTCGACCGGGACTTAGTTTAATGTCTGTTGGCGGTAGGTTAGAGGACGGTCAGCCGTTGCGGCTCCAATATGTGGCCCTTCCGGTAAACCTGTCTTAA
- a CDS encoding NAD(P)/FAD-dependent oxidoreductase, translating to MNSTLYDVVIVGGSYAGLSAAMTLGRSLRNGLVIDSGLPCNRQTPHSHNLITHDGRTPGEIARIAREQVLAYPTVSFLTDKVITARREEDTFVLATENGVELSARKVLLATGVVDEMPDLDGFAPCWGVSILHCPYCHGYEVRGRKLGLLANGDTGYELTKLIQHWSRELVLLTNGPATFTDEQRDLIARLQVPVVESPVSRIDHENGQLRSVVFADGSRQPLDAMFTRLPIRQHHTLAEQLGCGLSTVPFPGLIEADEFGKTTVPGVYVAGDNSSPMRSVGVAISKGIMAAAWINRELIEEDLVRSSRVFTGLAEKS from the coding sequence ATGAATTCTACCTTGTACGATGTCGTCATTGTTGGCGGAAGTTATGCCGGACTGAGCGCGGCCATGACGCTCGGCCGGTCATTGCGAAACGGGCTGGTCATCGACTCCGGCCTGCCCTGCAACCGACAGACGCCCCATTCCCATAACCTGATTACCCACGACGGTCGTACGCCCGGCGAAATCGCACGGATCGCCCGGGAGCAGGTGCTGGCTTACCCGACCGTCTCGTTTCTCACGGATAAGGTCATCACGGCCCGCCGGGAGGAGGATACTTTCGTTTTAGCGACTGAAAACGGGGTGGAACTAAGCGCCCGGAAAGTGCTGCTGGCGACGGGCGTTGTGGATGAGATGCCCGATCTGGACGGATTTGCTCCCTGTTGGGGCGTTTCCATTCTGCATTGCCCGTACTGCCACGGCTACGAAGTGCGCGGCCGGAAGCTGGGCCTGCTGGCCAACGGCGACACGGGCTACGAACTGACAAAGCTCATCCAGCACTGGAGCCGGGAACTGGTGCTTCTGACCAACGGTCCAGCCACGTTTACCGACGAACAGCGCGACCTGATTGCGCGGTTGCAGGTACCGGTGGTGGAAAGCCCGGTCAGCCGGATCGACCACGAGAACGGGCAGCTACGGAGCGTTGTGTTTGCGGACGGCAGCCGTCAGCCGCTCGACGCGATGTTCACCCGTTTGCCGATCCGACAGCATCACACCCTGGCCGAGCAACTGGGCTGCGGGCTGTCCACGGTGCCGTTTCCGGGCCTGATCGAGGCCGATGAATTTGGCAAAACCACTGTTCCGGGCGTGTACGTGGCCGGAGACAACAGCTCGCCGATGCGCAGCGTGGGCGTGGCGATCAGTAAAGGGATCATGGCCGCCGCCTGGATCAACCGGGAACTGATTGAGGAAGATCTGGTCCGGAGCAGCCGGGTCTTCACGGGTTTGGCAGAAAAGTCATAA
- a CDS encoding ABC transporter ATP-binding protein — protein MSILRVENLTKTYQSGGRTLTVLDTVNFELQAGDTFSIVGPSGSGKTTLLGLCAGLDRASSGSVYLNGIRLDELSEDQRAAVRNEHVGFIFQNFQLLPTLTALENVMVPLELQGKRGAARTAQELLERVGLGQRGHHYPTQLSGGEQQRVSLARAFANRPKILFADEPTGNLDADTSATVTDLIFELNREAGTTLVLVTHDLDLAARTQRIIRIRGGVVENQLAN, from the coding sequence ATGAGCATTCTGCGCGTTGAGAACCTTACCAAAACCTACCAGAGCGGCGGCCGCACGCTGACCGTATTGGATACCGTCAATTTTGAGTTGCAGGCGGGCGACACGTTTTCCATCGTCGGGCCGTCGGGCAGCGGCAAAACCACGCTGCTGGGCCTGTGCGCGGGCCTCGACCGGGCGTCGTCAGGCAGCGTCTACCTCAACGGCATTCGCCTCGATGAGTTGTCGGAAGACCAGCGGGCGGCCGTCCGCAACGAGCACGTCGGCTTTATCTTCCAGAACTTCCAGCTTCTGCCCACGCTGACGGCCCTCGAAAACGTGATGGTGCCGCTCGAACTGCAGGGCAAACGCGGGGCTGCCCGCACCGCCCAGGAACTGCTCGAACGGGTCGGGCTCGGCCAGCGCGGTCACCACTACCCGACGCAGCTTTCGGGCGGCGAACAGCAGCGGGTCTCGCTGGCCCGGGCGTTTGCCAACCGGCCGAAAATCCTGTTTGCCGACGAACCCACGGGCAACCTCGACGCCGACACCAGCGCCACCGTCACCGACCTCATCTTCGAACTCAACCGCGAAGCCGGCACCACGCTCGTCCTCGTCACCCACGACCTCGACCTCGCCGCCCGCACGCAGCGAATCATCCGGATTCGGGGCGGGGTGGTGGAAAATCAATTAGCGAATTAG
- a CDS encoding glycoside hydrolase family 5 protein has product MKRLLLLLCLITCGSIEPSSAQTTADRRAARLGLGVNLSYLEGYWNGSKASHFSNFVKLNEVPVRKQRLADIARAGFQTVRIPVCFGAWATIEPPYRWDAPQFLAAPDSLVRWALNNNLNVIIDLHHVEFDGSVPGADAPARVVWLWEQIAERYKATDPERVLFELRNEPHDITAAAWREQATQLIQAVRRIAPHHTLVVGFHDWNSRDAMIKSQPFADPNLLYTFHFYDPFVFTHQGATWSSAGLPDLRNVPFPATPATKITVPASARGTWVESAINNYASEATYERIYANLQAAKNWSVANKVPIFLGEFGSYGQNAQADSRCRHAEAIYFALGKLQIPSTWWEWDGGFSMFERGTSTLMPCMLAAVNTYRTGQLIVLGTEPTAGTTLRLFPNPVLDTLQIRGADAATATLTDAAGRSLGTFPVGTDGTLSLAKLSLGVYGVALLDKAGKVLGTARVLKQ; this is encoded by the coding sequence ATGAAGCGTCTGCTCCTGTTACTTTGCCTGATTACCTGCGGCTCAATAGAGCCGTCCAGCGCCCAGACGACCGCCGACCGCCGGGCCGCCCGGCTGGGACTGGGCGTCAATCTGTCGTATCTGGAAGGCTACTGGAACGGCAGCAAGGCGTCTCATTTCTCCAATTTCGTCAAACTGAACGAAGTGCCGGTGCGCAAACAGCGGCTGGCCGACATCGCCCGGGCGGGTTTCCAGACGGTGCGGATTCCGGTCTGCTTCGGGGCCTGGGCTACCATTGAGCCGCCCTACCGCTGGGATGCGCCGCAGTTTCTGGCCGCCCCGGACTCCCTGGTGCGCTGGGCGCTGAACAACAACCTCAACGTCATTATCGACCTCCACCATGTCGAGTTCGACGGCAGTGTTCCGGGGGCCGACGCTCCGGCCCGGGTCGTCTGGCTCTGGGAGCAGATCGCCGAGCGCTACAAGGCCACTGATCCCGAGCGGGTGCTGTTCGAACTCCGGAACGAACCACACGACATCACGGCCGCCGCCTGGCGCGAGCAGGCCACCCAACTCATCCAGGCCGTTCGCCGGATTGCGCCCCATCACACGCTGGTCGTGGGTTTCCACGACTGGAACAGCCGCGACGCCATGATTAAGTCCCAGCCGTTTGCCGATCCGAACCTCCTGTACACCTTTCATTTTTACGACCCGTTTGTGTTCACCCACCAGGGCGCGACCTGGTCGAGTGCGGGGTTGCCCGACCTGCGCAACGTGCCTTTCCCGGCCACCCCGGCGACAAAGATCACCGTGCCCGCTTCCGCGCGCGGGACGTGGGTGGAAAGTGCGATCAACAACTACGCCAGCGAGGCGACCTACGAACGGATTTACGCCAACCTACAGGCGGCCAAGAACTGGTCGGTTGCCAACAAGGTTCCCATTTTTCTGGGTGAATTCGGCTCCTACGGCCAGAATGCGCAGGCCGACAGCCGGTGCCGTCATGCCGAAGCGATCTATTTTGCGCTGGGGAAACTACAGATTCCGTCGACCTGGTGGGAGTGGGACGGGGGCTTCTCGATGTTTGAGCGGGGTACGTCCACGCTGATGCCCTGCATGCTGGCCGCCGTGAACACCTACCGCACCGGCCAGCTGATCGTGCTGGGCACCGAACCCACCGCCGGAACGACCCTGCGTCTCTTTCCCAACCCGGTTCTGGACACCCTGCAGATTCGGGGCGCAGACGCCGCCACGGCTACCCTCACAGACGCGGCGGGGCGGTCGCTGGGGACGTTTCCGGTGGGTACCGACGGAACGTTATCGCTGGCAAAACTGTCGCTGGGCGTGTACGGGGTAGCGTTACTGGATAAGGCCGGAAAAGTGCTGGGTACGGCGCGGGTGCTAAAGCAGTAG
- a CDS encoding SusC/RagA family TonB-linked outer membrane protein, translating to MQQKLLLSLGLLLCWCTTLMAQTRQISGKVTDETAKDLPGVSIVVKGTQRGTVTDASGEYRLTIPDAASVVLTFSFVGYQSQEAAVTGQSTLNITMKPNDNSLEEVVVVGYGTQKKKDLTGAVSTIDAKDVAGRQTVQISEALQGSIAGVSVTRSSGAPGAGSSILIRGITTLGTNSPLIIVDGVPVSSIDNVNPNDVENITVLKDAASAAIYGSRGAAGVVLVTTKRAREGQSSFEYNVEYGVQKPTALPEYASAPEYMRLFNEQATNDGSSTGPYAQNFIDNFAQFNRDTPDLFPFANTDWQKTVMTRATAPRIRHDLVFTMGTGKIKTKASLGYAKSEAFYTNYEYERYLFRVNNDLQINPKLGVNLDVAYKRTNTLSPVINPIYEARVMPPIYDDFYSDGRYALAKDGRNPIAQLNEGGTSRGTFNQILGRLAFNFKPIDGLTLTALISPTLDLDKSKSFSKRLTFTNPDGTPSSFSNQARTTLSESRNEGMGLTGQLLANYTRDFAGGHNIDVLGGYEEIYNTSESLNASRSGFALNDFPYLNAGSQELRDNSGSASEVALRSVFGRVKYDYKNKYYIQGNLRYDQSSRFSRQFRDALFPSISAGWTISEEPFLRNNSWVSFLKLRGSYGEVGNERIGNYPYQATISFSNALFYQNGVVVPLNGGGQVDYAVENISWETTRTLDAGFDAAFLKNRLSVTADYYQKRTYDILLALDIPLYLGYERPQQNAGILDVKGWELETNWRDRVGKLNYSVAFNLSDARSRIVDLKGTQILGSLSTFKGSEYNEWFGYRSAGLYQTQDEANNSPRLNTNVTAGDVRYVDINQDGKITPDDRVLLGGSLPRYQYGSTLRLDYNGFDFGVVIQGVGKKLSRLPDEVVRPFAEAFGNVPRELMGNYWSKNNTADQNLQARYPRLSTRSLSANYETSDFWLISGAYFRVKNITLGYTLRNDFLKRLGLQSTRVYVSANDAFAIHKFPRYWDPELGNSAYPIVTTLMAGATLRF from the coding sequence ATGCAACAAAAATTACTACTCAGTCTTGGGCTGTTACTTTGCTGGTGCACCACGCTGATGGCTCAGACGCGGCAGATCAGCGGTAAAGTTACCGACGAAACGGCCAAAGACCTTCCGGGGGTCAGCATTGTGGTCAAAGGCACCCAGCGGGGCACCGTCACCGACGCCAGCGGCGAGTACCGCCTGACCATTCCTGACGCCGCTTCGGTCGTGCTCACGTTCTCGTTTGTGGGCTACCAAAGCCAAGAAGCGGCGGTGACGGGCCAGTCTACCCTCAACATTACGATGAAGCCCAACGACAATTCGCTCGAAGAAGTCGTCGTGGTGGGTTACGGCACCCAGAAGAAAAAAGACCTCACCGGAGCCGTTTCGACCATCGACGCCAAAGATGTGGCCGGGCGGCAGACCGTCCAGATTTCGGAGGCGCTTCAGGGCAGCATCGCGGGCGTTTCGGTCACCCGGAGCAGCGGCGCGCCGGGGGCCGGTTCGAGCATCCTCATCCGGGGCATCACGACGCTGGGCACCAACAGCCCGCTCATCATCGTCGACGGCGTGCCGGTCAGCAGCATCGACAACGTGAACCCGAACGATGTCGAGAACATCACCGTCCTGAAAGATGCTGCTTCGGCCGCCATCTACGGGTCGCGGGGCGCCGCCGGGGTAGTGCTCGTGACGACCAAACGGGCACGCGAAGGGCAGAGCAGCTTTGAGTACAATGTCGAATACGGCGTTCAGAAACCCACGGCCCTGCCCGAATACGCCAGTGCGCCCGAATACATGCGGCTTTTCAACGAGCAGGCGACCAACGACGGCTCCTCCACCGGCCCTTACGCCCAGAATTTCATCGATAACTTCGCCCAGTTCAACCGCGACACGCCCGACCTGTTTCCCTTCGCCAATACCGACTGGCAGAAAACGGTTATGACCCGGGCGACGGCCCCCCGCATCCGGCACGACCTCGTGTTCACGATGGGAACGGGCAAGATCAAAACCAAAGCCTCGCTGGGGTACGCTAAGTCAGAGGCGTTTTATACCAATTACGAATACGAACGATACCTGTTCCGGGTCAACAACGACCTGCAGATCAACCCGAAGCTGGGCGTCAACCTCGACGTGGCCTACAAACGGACCAACACGCTCTCGCCCGTCATCAACCCCATTTACGAAGCCCGGGTGATGCCGCCGATTTACGATGATTTTTATTCCGACGGCCGCTACGCGCTGGCCAAAGACGGCCGCAACCCGATTGCGCAGCTCAACGAAGGCGGAACGTCGCGGGGCACCTTCAACCAGATTCTCGGCCGACTGGCGTTCAATTTCAAACCCATCGACGGGCTGACGCTGACCGCCCTCATTTCGCCCACGCTCGACCTCGACAAGAGCAAAAGTTTCTCCAAACGCCTGACCTTCACCAATCCGGACGGCACGCCGAGTTCGTTCAGTAACCAGGCCCGCACCACGCTTTCGGAAAGCCGCAATGAAGGAATGGGTCTGACGGGGCAATTGCTGGCCAACTACACGCGGGACTTCGCGGGCGGCCACAACATCGACGTGCTGGGAGGTTACGAGGAAATTTACAACACCAGCGAATCCCTGAACGCATCGCGGAGCGGGTTTGCTCTCAACGATTTTCCGTACCTCAACGCCGGTTCGCAGGAATTGCGGGACAACTCCGGCAGCGCGAGCGAAGTGGCGCTCCGGTCGGTATTCGGGCGGGTCAAATACGACTATAAAAACAAGTACTACATTCAGGGAAATCTGCGCTACGACCAGTCGTCCCGGTTCAGCCGCCAGTTCCGCGATGCCCTGTTCCCCTCCATTTCGGCCGGGTGGACGATTTCGGAAGAGCCGTTCCTGCGCAACAACAGCTGGGTATCGTTCCTGAAACTGCGCGGGTCGTACGGAGAGGTCGGCAACGAACGCATCGGCAACTACCCGTATCAGGCCACCATCAGCTTCAGCAACGCCCTGTTCTACCAGAACGGCGTCGTGGTGCCGCTCAACGGCGGCGGGCAGGTCGATTATGCCGTAGAAAACATTTCCTGGGAAACCACCCGGACGCTGGATGCCGGTTTCGACGCGGCTTTTCTCAAAAACCGGCTTTCGGTAACGGCCGATTATTACCAGAAACGCACCTACGACATTCTGCTGGCCCTCGACATTCCGCTGTATCTGGGATACGAACGGCCGCAACAGAACGCCGGGATTCTGGACGTGAAAGGCTGGGAACTCGAAACAAATTGGCGCGACCGGGTCGGTAAACTCAATTATTCCGTGGCCTTCAACCTCTCGGATGCCCGCTCCCGCATTGTGGACCTCAAAGGCACGCAGATTCTGGGCAGCCTGTCCACCTTCAAGGGCAGCGAGTACAACGAATGGTTCGGCTACCGCTCGGCGGGACTTTACCAGACGCAGGACGAAGCCAACAACTCGCCCCGCCTGAACACCAACGTCACGGCCGGCGACGTGCGCTACGTGGACATCAACCAGGACGGCAAAATCACGCCCGACGACCGGGTTCTGCTGGGAGGCTCCCTGCCCCGCTACCAGTACGGCAGCACCCTGCGGCTGGATTACAACGGCTTCGACTTCGGCGTAGTGATTCAGGGCGTGGGCAAAAAGCTGAGCCGCCTGCCCGACGAGGTCGTGCGCCCGTTTGCGGAAGCGTTCGGCAACGTGCCCCGCGAACTCATGGGCAACTACTGGAGCAAAAACAACACGGCGGACCAGAATCTACAGGCCCGGTATCCCCGCCTGTCGACGCGCTCGCTGAGTGCCAACTACGAAACGTCGGATTTCTGGCTCATCAGCGGGGCTTATTTCCGGGTCAAAAACATCACGCTGGGCTACACGCTGCGCAACGATTTTCTGAAGCGCCTCGGGCTCCAGTCCACGCGGGTGTACGTATCGGCCAACGATGCCTTCGCCATCCATAAGTTTCCCCGGTACTGGGACCCCGAACTCGGCAACTCGGCTTACCCCATCGTGACGACGCTGATGGCCGGGGCCACGCTACGCTTCTAA
- a CDS encoding RagB/SusD family nutrient uptake outer membrane protein: MKKSLSIFLLAASLTACNTLDLNPLSEPSTGTFYSNQTELELAVNDLYRLDFWGNDNEQFTDNYWHRGQLGNAVTFGTMNAEDGTVQSYWTNCYKAIARANTFLANKDRAAASTPAPVITTLEAEMRLIRAYQYARLITHFGDVPLVTKPVLLEESYSVTRTPQAEVLKFIFDELDFAIASLPQSYPASAVKRLTKGAALAVKARTALYTGNWAVARDAALAIMQFTGAGAYSLHPNYSQLFLKAGETSNELIISIPRDEAQKVFTSGTNVRDQLPRTTGGFGAQIPTREMVDAYEARDGKPIDESPLYNPRDPFRNRDPRLTASIVEFGTQWLGYSYQPHPDSVTIFSSKDNRRVSNLDTRTVAAFASFTGFLWKKGIDQSWADKQSEDADAIIIRYAEILLTYAEAKIELGQIDNTVLNAINQVRARAYGVPVGQTAAYPAVTTTNPAELRRIVRRERRVEFAKEGLRYMDLIRWRLAEKALTRPVIGLPDPAAQNRTKWPFPGVTPLDDDDIADYTVFGSDVKVVAQRSFDKTRQYLWPIPSLERRVNPNLSQNPGY, from the coding sequence ATGAAAAAATCACTTTCCATATTCCTGCTGGCCGCCAGCCTGACGGCCTGCAACACCCTGGATCTGAACCCGCTGTCCGAACCGTCGACCGGCACGTTCTATTCCAACCAGACCGAACTCGAACTGGCCGTCAACGACCTTTACCGGCTCGATTTCTGGGGTAATGACAACGAGCAGTTCACCGATAACTACTGGCACCGCGGGCAGCTGGGCAATGCCGTGACGTTCGGGACGATGAACGCCGAAGACGGCACCGTGCAGTCGTACTGGACGAACTGCTACAAGGCTATCGCCCGGGCCAATACCTTTCTGGCCAACAAGGACCGCGCGGCAGCCAGCACGCCTGCCCCGGTGATTACGACGCTCGAAGCCGAAATGCGGCTCATCCGGGCGTATCAGTACGCCCGGCTCATCACCCATTTCGGCGATGTGCCGCTGGTGACCAAACCGGTATTGCTGGAAGAATCGTACAGCGTAACGCGGACGCCCCAGGCCGAAGTGCTCAAATTTATCTTTGACGAACTGGACTTTGCCATCGCCAGCCTGCCGCAGTCGTACCCGGCCTCGGCCGTCAAACGGCTCACCAAGGGCGCGGCGCTGGCCGTGAAAGCCCGCACGGCCCTGTATACCGGCAACTGGGCCGTCGCCCGCGATGCCGCCCTGGCCATCATGCAGTTCACCGGCGCGGGAGCCTATAGCCTCCATCCCAATTACAGCCAGCTTTTCCTGAAAGCGGGCGAAACCAGCAACGAACTCATCATCAGCATTCCCCGCGACGAAGCGCAGAAGGTCTTCACCTCGGGCACCAACGTCCGCGACCAGCTGCCCCGGACCACGGGCGGCTTCGGAGCGCAGATTCCGACGCGGGAAATGGTGGACGCCTACGAAGCCCGCGATGGCAAGCCCATCGACGAATCGCCGCTGTACAACCCCCGCGACCCGTTCCGCAACCGCGACCCGCGCCTGACGGCCAGCATCGTGGAGTTCGGCACGCAGTGGCTGGGCTACTCCTACCAGCCGCACCCGGATTCGGTGACGATTTTCAGTTCCAAGGACAACCGGCGCGTTTCGAACCTTGACACCCGGACGGTGGCCGCTTTCGCCAGTTTTACGGGTTTTCTCTGGAAAAAAGGCATCGACCAGTCGTGGGCTGACAAGCAGAGCGAAGATGCCGACGCCATCATCATTCGCTACGCGGAAATCCTGCTGACCTATGCCGAGGCGAAAATCGAACTCGGCCAGATCGACAACACCGTTTTGAACGCCATCAACCAGGTACGGGCGCGGGCCTACGGGGTGCCGGTCGGGCAGACGGCGGCGTACCCGGCCGTCACGACCACCAACCCGGCCGAATTGCGGCGCATCGTCCGGCGCGAACGGCGGGTAGAATTCGCCAAGGAAGGCCTCCGGTACATGGACCTGATTCGCTGGCGGCTGGCCGAAAAAGCCCTCACCCGCCCCGTCATCGGCCTGCCCGACCCGGCGGCCCAGAACCGGACCAAATGGCCTTTCCCCGGCGTGACGCCCCTGGACGACGACGACATTGCGGATTACACGGTCTTCGGGTCCGACGTGAAAGTGGTCGCCCAGCGCAGTTTCGACAAAACCCGGCAGTACCTCTGGCCCATTCCGTCGCTGGAACGGCGGGTGAATCCGAATCTGAGCCAGAATCCGGGATATTGA